In Methanothermobacter tenebrarum, the sequence CGCTGGGAGGATCCCATGATCAGCCAAAAAAAGATCGAGGAAACAGTATGCCAACTTTTCAAAAAAGCCACTACAAGATTACCATCGGATGTTGAATCAGCCCTCAAAAAAGCCCTCCAAGAAGAAGAAGATGAAATAGCACTATTAAACTTAAATGCCATCCTAGAGAATATCAAAATAGCCAAAGAAAAAAAGATACCAATATGCCAAGATACAGGACTTCCCATAGTATTCGTGAAAATGGGTAATGTTAAAGTTGAAAAACTCTATGAGGGGATCAGAGAAGGGATTAGAAAGGCAACCTCCCAAGTCCCATTAAGGCCCAATGTCGTGGACCCCATCTCAAGGGAGAATACCGGGGATAACACCGGCAAAATGATCCCACAGATAGACCTGGAATTAGCAGATACTGATTTTCTTGAAATAACAGTCATGCCAAAGGGTTTTGGTTCAGAGAATAATAACAGGCTAAGAATGGGACTCCCCAGTGAAGGCCTTGAAGGAGTTAAGGATTTCGTGATCGAAACCGTGATCAGGGCGGGTGGTAAACCATGTCCACCCATAATAGTAGGAGTGGGCGTGGGCGGATCTTCAGATCTCGCATTAAAACTTGCCAAAAAAGCTTTACTTAAAAAAATTGGAGAACGAAACAAAAACAAGAAAATAGCAGAACTAGAAGAGAGCATACTCCAAGAAATAAATAGGACTGGTATAGGTCCAATGGGACTTGGTGGTAAAACAACCGCATTAGACGTTAAGATAGAAACTGCCCACACCCATACTGCAGGACTACCCATCGGAGTCTGCATACAATGTTGGGCTTCAAGACATGCCACCGCCATCCTAAAATGAAAGGAGGGAAGCTAATAGCCTCCCCCAACACTGGGACTTTCACAATTTTATGGTTTTTCACAGGTTATCATGAATATTGTCCTGTCAGCTATGCTCACAGCCCTGTCAGCCACTCTCTCAAGGAATCTTGCTATGAATAATAGGTTTACAAGATAATTTATTGCTTCTTTATCTTTGAACATGCTAACGGTCACATGTTCTAGTGTCTGGTCAAATAGGTCATCCACTTTATCATCATCGTGCCTGAGTTCCTTTGCCATTTCTATGTTTTGATCAAGGAATGAATATATTCCCTTAGAGAGCATCATCTGGACAAAATCTGCCATGTGCATGAGATCTTCTAATGGTTTTTTGGGTATCTCCTCATCTTTTATATTCTCGGAATATTCTGCTATATCAGCTGCAAGGTATCCTATTCTTTTAAGGTGGCTTCCAACTTTTATACAAGCTTCTATAAACCTCAGATCCTTCGCAACTGGCTGTTCAGCGGCTATTAAACTTATGCATTTCCTTTCAAGGTTGAAGACCATGTCATCTATCTCTTTACTGGCTGATACCACCTCTTCCTTCCTCTTTTCGTCGAAATCAAATAAAAGGTTTGTAGACTTTTTATGTGTTTCAAGGGTTTTCTGGGCTATCTTTTCCACATCTTTTCTCAAATCTTTTAACCTTTTCCTGAAGAGTATTCTTGGATATTTTTTCTCCATAATATTCCTCCTAGAAACCCGAAAATAATTATCCGAACCTGCCAGTTATGTATTCCTCCGTCCTCTTATCTTGCGGTTCCACGAATATCTTCTCTGTCAAGCCACTTTCAACTATTTCACCATTTAAAAAGAATGCAGTATACTTTGAGACTCGTGTAGCCTGTTGCATATTGTGCGTCACTATTATTATGGTGAATCTGCGCTTCAATTTGTGTATAAGGTCCTCAATTTTAGTGGTTGAAATAGGATCAAGTGCAGAACATGGCTCATCCATTAATATCACTTCAGGTTCTATTGCTATCGTCCTCGCAATACATAGGCGCTGTTGCTGTCCCCCTGAAAGGCTGAGAGCCGTTTGATCTAACTTATCCTTAACTTCATCCCAGAGCGCAGCCGCCTTTAAACTTTCCACCACCCTACTCTCTATCACATCCTTATCAGTGATGCCATGAACACGAAGACCATAAGCAACATTCTCAAATACAGACTTTGGGAATGGATTCGGCTTTTGGAAGACCATACCAACCTTTTTCCTTAACTCAACCACATCCACGTCAGGATCATAAATATCCTTCCCATCCAAGTAAACATGACCCTCATGACGGAAACCGGGTATAACATCATTCATCCTATTAAGGGTCCTTATGAAAGTCGATTTACCACAACCAGATGGGCCTATGAGCGCCGTCACAGTATTCTTAGGTATCTTCAAATTCACATCCTTTAAAATGTGGTCTTCACCAAAATAAACGTTCAAATCTTCAACTTCAATCCTGTACATGGTCATCGCCCCATCATCTTCCTCCGGTACCTTTCAACAAGAGTATTAGTCGCGACTGTAATGATAAGAACCATTATCACTAGGACAGCCGCAGTCCCATAAGCATTTTTAAGGGAAAGCCCCTCTGTAGCAAGCACATACAAATGTAATGGAAGCGGCCTTCCAGGGTCGAAGATGGAAATCGGCATTGAAAGCGCGGATCCAACAACAAACATCACAGCCGCCGCCTCTGATATGGCCCTGGCCATCCCTAGTATGACCCCCGTGACTATCCCAGGCATTGCCGCGGGTATCACAACCCTATAGATTGTCTCCCAGTTAGTAGCGCCTAGCGCCCAACTCGCTTCCCTGTAGGATCGTGGCACGCTCTCAATAGATACTACAGCCACCTGGAATATTGTGGGTAAAGCCATGAGCGCGAGTACAAGACCCCCAGAAAGGAGGGACCATCCAAGTCCAAGGAATATAACAAAGAATGACAATCCAAATAATCCGAATACTATAGATGGTATTGATGCTAGTGTCTCAGCCCCGAATTTTATGAGTTTAACTATTTGCCTCTCACCAGCATATTCTGCCATGTAAACTGCAGCCCCAACACCAAGGGGTGTTGCGATTAAAACCGCTAATAGTGTCACATAGATGCTTGATACTATCATTGGGGCGATACCACCAGCTCTACCAGAATTTATCGGCTCTGTCAACAAAAATTCAAGGTTAACTGCTGGCAAACCCCTAAAAAGTATGTAGCCTATGATCACTATGAGTATTATTATTGTGAATATCCCAGAGGCCCATAACACTCCATTCATTATCTTCTGGGCGACTTTAGGTGAAATAAGTCTGAATGGCATTTTAATCACCCTATAGGTAGCCTCCTCCGACTACGATCTTTTTCTTGTAGTGGAAGTAGTTGGCGATCACCAGCAATATCATGATGAGTATAAATAATATTACAGCTGTCCCGAAGAGTGCGCTGTAATGTAATCCTGTTGCGTATCCCATCTCAAGGGCTATGTTTGATGTTAACGCCCTCACAGGGTCTAATATTGAACTTGGGATCTGTGCCACGTTACCCGCCACCATGATAACCGCCAATGTTTCACCGATGGCCCTTCCCATCGCAAGTATAATGGACGTGATTATACCCGGTACTGCGGCTGGGACTATCACATGCCTTATTGTCTGCCAATGGGTTGCTCCTAGGGCAAGTGACGCCTCCTTGTATTCAAGTGGGACCGATCTGATGGCATCCTCTGATACGCTTATTATTGTGGGCATTATCATGACAGCGAGTATTAATGAGGCCGTGAGTATGCCGAAGCCCGTGCCCCCTACATGTGTCCTCACAAGGGGTACTAAAACTATGAGTCCGAAGAATCCGTATACGACAGATGGTATGGCCGCCAGTGTTTCAATGACTGGTTTGAGTATTCTCCTCATGAACTGGGGTGCCAATTCTGCCATGAAAATTGCGCATAAAAAAGAAAAGGGAACTGCAATGGCGAGCGCAAGGAAAGTGATGCACAAGGATCCTACTATCATTGTAAATACGCCATACTCCCCCTCTGAGGGAGCCCATTCCCATCCGAATATGAAATGTATAAAACCATAATCTTGGAATACGGGTATGGCTTCCCTAAAGATGAAAGCCACTATTAATAATATGATTATTATCGAGAATATAGCAGTTAAGAAAAGTCCCTTTTCAATTAACATTTCCCTTCCCCTACTTATCATGGGATAACCCCCCAATGCTAGTCGTCATCTGAAACATTTGCTATTGCAGGCACAACCTTTTCGCTCCTTATTATCTCTTGTCCTTCTGGTGAAAAAACCCATTTTATGAAATCTTTTACCACCCCGGTTGGTTCGCCCTTTGTTAGGAAGATGAAAGGGACAACAAGTGGATATGATCCACTAGCAACAGTCCTCTCAGATGGTTCAACACCATCAACCTTGAGGGCTTTTACATCCTCACTCATATGAGACATTGAAACAAAACCTATAGCATAAGGGTCCTGTTTAACGGCCTGTTTAACCGCTTCTGTAGATCCCTGGACTATCGCATCAGAACGTATTTTAACATCCCCCATTACCAGGCTCTGGAATGAACTTCTAGTCCCCGATCCTTCTTCCCGGACTATGACATGTATCGGAGCATCTGGGCCTCCCACTTCCTTCCAGTTTCGTATTTTTCCACTGAATATGTCTCTGAGTTGTTCTTTTGTCAAGTCATCTATGGGGTTTTCCTTGTTCACTGCTATCACTATACCATCCTTTCCGATAACATATTCTCTTAGACCATCCTTTTCTTCAGGTTTAAGGGCTTTTGAACTTGTACCTATATCTACAACACCCTGCTGGACTGTTCGGATGCCCATACCAGATCCTCCGCCTTGTACGTTTATTTTGACGTCCGGGTGTCTTTTCATGTACTCGTTTGCAAGTTTTTCAGCTACTGGTTGTACAGATGTTGAACCTGCTATCTCAATTCTTTCATAATGGACACCTGGTCTGAATAATAGGTAAATTAGGATGATAAATATGAGTATGATTCCCCCTTTCCATTTAATCTCCAAACCCATCACCTTGGGATTATCTCTTTGAAGATAAATTTTTCGTTAATATAATATATTGTTATGGGTCTTAAAAAAAGGTAAAGTGGGGGATTTTATTGTTTGACTGGTACTACTTTCTCGGATTTGACTATTGCTTGTCCTTCTGGGCTTAGGACCCAGTCTATGAAGTCTTTTACCACGCCAGTTGGTTCGCCCTTTGTTAGGAACAGGAATGGTCTTTGGAGTTTGTATGATCCGTCAGCCACTGTTTCTTCTGATGGTATAACTCCATCGATTTCAAGTGCTTTAACGGTGTCATCGAGGTTGGTTAGTGATATGAATCCGATTGCGTTTGGATCCTGTTTAACCGCCTGTTTAACCGCTTCTGTGGAACTTTCTACAATGGCATCCTTTCTTATTTTAGCATCTTTCATTACGATTTCTTCAAATGCTTTACGGGTTCCTGAACCTTCTTCCCTTGTTATAACTGTTATCGGGGCATCTGGACCTCCCACTTCCTTCCAGTTTCGTATTTTTCCACTGAATATGTCCTTGATTTGGTCTGTTGTGAGGCCTTGGATGTTATTTTGTTTGTTCACGATTACTACTATCCCATCTCTGCCTATGAGGTATGTTTTAAGGCCTTTCTTTTCATCTTCTTTTAGTTCCTTGGATGATGTGCCTATGTCTGCAGTTCCTTGTTGTGCTTGTGTGATGCCCACGCTTGATCCTCCACCCTGTACTGTTATCTTTACATCTGGGTGTTTTTTCATGTACTCGTTTGCAAGTTTTTCAGCTACTGGTTGTACAGATGTTGAACCAACTATGTCGATTCTTTTTTCTTCACCTTGGCCGCCTAGGACTATTATAGCCCCTATTATTATAATTATGGCGACTATTATCCCTACAATTGTTTTGGTGTCCATTTTTTATCACCGGTTTTTAGGTTGGCATTAAACTATTTAAATTTTACTATTAGTGAACTATATTTCACATTATATGAACAAAAATAGTCTGGTGCCTAGATCTTGTTCATATTAAGTGAATAGAATGACACTAAAAGTATAAATATTATGGGATGTGAGCTTGAAATGGTGAACAACCATGATAACAGAAAAATCCCTAAAAGAAATCTTCAAAATTAATACTTACCGGTGGAAAACCACAATAACCCTCATAGAAAAAAACCATATCAGAACACGCGGTTATCCACTAGAAGAACTAATTGGAAATATCTCATTTTCCGATATAATCTTCCTGCTACTAATGGGTGAGTTACCCCCCAAGGACCAATCCAAGATGCTTGACGCCATACTCGTATCCTTCTGCGACCATGGACTCACACCACCTAGCACACAAGTCGCCCGCCTCACCACATCAACAGGCACGCCCCTAAACGCTTCTATAGCCGCTGGTCTATTAGCCTTCGGTGAAAACCACGCCGGCGCCATAGAAAAAGCCATGAAACTATTCCAAGAAACCATAAACCTATGCAAATCACCAGAAGAAATACCAATATTAGCAGAAAAACTCGTGGAAGAACACCTAAAAAATGGGAAAAAAATACCCGGCTACGGTCACAGATACCACCACAGAGACCCCAGAGCAACAAGAATAATAAAAGTAGCAGAGAAACTAAAATGCACAGGACTACACACACAACTAGCAAAAGAAATAGAAAAAACACTACACAAAACCAAAAAAATACACTTAAATATCGACGGAGCCAACGCGGCAATATTATCCGACCTAGGATTCCACTGGAACACGGGAACCGGAATCTTCATGATAGGGAGACTACCAGGACTAATAGCCCACATAAACGAAGAAAAACTAGAAAAACCATTCAGAAAAACTTTAAAGCTTGAAGAAATACAATACATGGAAAACCAGAAAAATAGAATCAAATCCTCCTAAACCTCTCAGGAGTAGTCGTACGTGGAATATTCATATAAAATTCACCCGCAGTATCCACGATCTCAACAGAAATATCCCCTATCCTCTCAAAAGTCTTAACAATCCTCGAAAGAGAAATATAATATGTCGAACGCTCCTTCTCCTCAAAAGACGTTTCAGCCATCTGAGTCGCGATACAATTAAGCGCCCTTCTCTGTATTCTATGCATTTCCTCCTCAAGTTCCATAACATCATCTCTAAGTTCCAACCTTTCCTTAAGGAAAGCACTCATAGCCTTTCTAACCATACTAATACCAGTTTCATACATCCTACGAAGATAATCCATAATCACAGGATCTACAGGATAAGCCTCCTTAACCGTGAAATTAGCTATTATACCAGAATGGTCACCTATACGTTCAAGATCATAAGCAATCTCAGTGAAAACCACAGCCCTTCCAAACTCAGAATAAGGGTTCATGGCAATCGCAGTATCCACCGAAGACCTAATCTTCTCATGCATATGATTAGTAACATAATCCATCCTAAGAGCTTCATCTGCAAGCTCCTTATCATATGCTTCAAGGGCCCTGAATGATTTTTCAAGCTGCTTACACACATGCTCCGCCATATCCTTCAAAAGCTCCTTGATGAAAAAACTCCCAGCATACTCCCTCGAAGTTAATTCCTCTCCAAAAACATCCGCAAACTCCCCAAACTTTTGAAGATCAACCATATAAGCCCTCTTAACAACACCCTTCCTTATAAGGGGTCTAAGTAACTTGGTAACATAACGTCTTGTAATCCCCAACTTTTTAGCGATCTCATCCTGTGTAGAAGGATTCTCATATAATATCACGTCAATTATAGCCTTTAGGGTAGCGTTTCTACGGGGCATTTCCACCACATTCACAACTGCTTATCACCAGTTATTATAACTATGGACTCATTAAGTATAACAGCTATCACATAAAGTAGGATTGTAATGATGATCACCGAAATCAGAGCATCAAACTGATAAAATAATAGAATATACAGTCTTACAATGGACGAATTCACATCCACAAAACCCCTCAAAAGGAGCAATAGACCAGCGAATATAAGCAAGTATCCATGGGTTCTCTTTATCTCATCCGATCTGAAAAGGGGATATAACCCCATTATGAGAAGGCCAAGCCCCATTGACCTGAAAAGATTCCAATGGATCACACCTTCCAATAGATAGATTATATTCTCAGATCTCCAATAAAAATTAGCTAAAAAGTTTATAACCTCTATTATGAGTATGATTATAAGTGGGATTGTGAAGACTATCTTATCCTCTACTATTTGCGTTTTAACATTCCCCAGCGGCTCTCTAAGGTAATGTGATAACAACTGGTAAAGCATTGAACCTAAAACTGCGCCTAGTGCTGTTCCACCAACCCCAAGTTTTTGGGTGGTGAATGCCACTATCCCTGATATCACTCCCGCCATTATTATATCAAATGCCTTAGACAATTCCATCACCAAAATATCCTATAAAAAGATCCCATTAGAAGAAATCATCCCACAAAGCCTTAGGGGGGATTTGAACCCCCGACCTCTGCCTTACCAAGGCAGCGCTCTACCACTGAGCTACTAAGGCCAGAATAAAAAGGGTCTAATGCAGGGGAAGGGATTTGAACCCTCGAAGGCCTGCGCCAGAGGATCTTAAGTCCTCCCCCTTTGACCACTCGGGCACCCCTGCATGGTAATTAATAAATAGGAAAAAACTGGTATATTAAGTTAACGGTTAAGTAAAGGATTAAAGGTGATTAAAAAACCCACCCCCCCATTTAAGAAAAGATCCCCCCCTACAAGTAACCAAGAGCACATATGATCCCCCAAAATGTAAAATCTTCACCATGCCACCTCCAGAAAGGACAAGAAAAAAGGGTGATTAATTGAGGTTACTAGATAAGTGCAGGTGTTGTGGTGCTTGTGTAAATGTATGCCCATACGACATTCTAGAATTGGAAAAGATCGTCATAATAAATGGAGAATGTAAAGAATGCGGCACCTGCAGCATAGTATGTCCAGTGAACGCCATCCAAAGAGGGGGTGCAGACCATAAAATATGACCTAATAGTAGTCGGGGGTAGAGTAGCAGGGTCCATATCCTCCTTTTACGCGTCAAAGGAAGGTCTCGATGTTCTCATGCTAGAAAAAAACCCTGAGATAGGCACGCCAGTACAATGTGCCGGGGGTGTTAGCGAAACCTTCTTTAAATCCATGAAAATAAAACCATCACCACAGTTCACCTGTTCCAGGATCATGGGGGCCCGCATCCATGCACCCTCAGGTGCAAGTTTCCTAACCAGAGACCCTATAATAAAAGGTTATATCGTTGAAAGGAAAATCTTTGACAAACACCTTGCCATCCTAGCAGCTGAACAAGGAACCGAAATAATGCTCAATACAATAGCAAAAGATCTTATAATCAAAAATGGGAAAGTTAAAGGCGTGATAGTTAAAAAAGATGGTCAAAGATTTGATATCCGCTCAGAGATTGTTATAGCCGCAGATGGGATCCAATCAAAAATCGCCAGAAAAGCCGGCCTCAATACAAGGTTCAAGGTGGATGAAATCTGCTCATGCGCCCAATCAGAGATGGTAGGCGTTAACGTTAAAAAAGAGATAATAGAATTCTATCTCGGAGACAGAATAGCACCTGGAGGTTACCTCTGGATATTCCCAAAGGGCGATGAAAGGGCGAACATTGGCGTGGGAATACGTAGAAGAAAATGGAACACCAAAAGCGCCCAATATTATCTTAAAAAATTCACATCAAGATTGGACGCAACTGAAATAGAATTCAATATAGGGGCCGTGCCCATTGGAGGACCCGTTAAAAGAACCTATACTGATGGTCTAATGGTCGTGGGTGATGCCGCGGGACAGGTAGACCCATTAACCGGAGGGGGCATACACATAGCCGCAGAATGCGCGAAGATAGCGGGTGAAACCGCATCAGAGGCCATAGAAGAGGATCGGACCGATGCAGAGTTCCTGAAAAGGTATGAGAAAAGATGGTACAAGAGCGTGGGATCCAATATCAAAAGATCCCATAAATATCGGAAAATACTTAACCAACTAAACGACGAAGATCTTAATAACCTGGTAGAATCATTAAAAGGAAAAGAATTAAACCTATCTAAACTCTCCCTCCTTAAACTTGTGAAGGACTACCCCAAAATCCTCAAAACCCTCAAAGAGATACTATAGGTGATAAAATTTGCCAAAAAACAAACCCCTTATATTAGTATGTATCCTAGCCTTTATCATAAGACTCATACCCAATAGGAATCTTGCATTCCCTGGCAACGATGCATACATCCACCATGACATTGTAATGAGACTAGCCACAGAAGGCCTAGGTATACTTTCAAAGGATCCCACATCCCTACTAGGACTTAAACCATATGCTTATCCACCATTCTATCATATACTAGGACTCCTCTTGTATAAGATCTTTAACAGTCAACTTGTATTCTTTCTTCTACCACCCATTCTTGGAGTATTAACCGTCCTTGTATTCTATAAAATTTCATGGGAGATCTTCGAGAATAAGAGAGAAGCACTTTTCTCTGCCTTTTTATTCTCATTAGTACCATCATTCGTGACCAGAACATCAGTTTTCATACCAGAATCCTTAGGGATCCTATTATTCACAATAATACTTTACCTGCTCATAAAATATGCTAAGAGCATGCCAGGATACTCTAATATTGATAATTTCAGCCTAGGAGGATTCTTCAAGATATTTAAAGGAAACCATAAGTATCTTATAATAGCCCTCCTAATATTATCCATATACTTC encodes:
- a CDS encoding fumarate hydratase, coding for MISQKKIEETVCQLFKKATTRLPSDVESALKKALQEEEDEIALLNLNAILENIKIAKEKKIPICQDTGLPIVFVKMGNVKVEKLYEGIREGIRKATSQVPLRPNVVDPISRENTGDNTGKMIPQIDLELADTDFLEITVMPKGFGSENNNRLRMGLPSEGLEGVKDFVIETVIRAGGKPCPPIIVGVGVGGSSDLALKLAKKALLKKIGERNKNKKIAELEESILQEINRTGIGPMGLGGKTTALDVKIETAHTHTAGLPIGVCIQCWASRHATAILK
- the phoU gene encoding phosphate signaling complex protein PhoU, which encodes MEKKYPRILFRKRLKDLRKDVEKIAQKTLETHKKSTNLLFDFDEKRKEEVVSASKEIDDMVFNLERKCISLIAAEQPVAKDLRFIEACIKVGSHLKRIGYLAADIAEYSENIKDEEIPKKPLEDLMHMADFVQMMLSKGIYSFLDQNIEMAKELRHDDDKVDDLFDQTLEHVTVSMFKDKEAINYLVNLLFIARFLERVADRAVSIADRTIFMITCEKP
- the pstB gene encoding phosphate ABC transporter ATP-binding protein PstB, translated to MYRIEVEDLNVYFGEDHILKDVNLKIPKNTVTALIGPSGCGKSTFIRTLNRMNDVIPGFRHEGHVYLDGKDIYDPDVDVVELRKKVGMVFQKPNPFPKSVFENVAYGLRVHGITDKDVIESRVVESLKAAALWDEVKDKLDQTALSLSGGQQQRLCIARTIAIEPEVILMDEPCSALDPISTTKIEDLIHKLKRRFTIIIVTHNMQQATRVSKYTAFFLNGEIVESGLTEKIFVEPQDKRTEEYITGRFG
- the pstA gene encoding phosphate ABC transporter permease PstA: MPFRLISPKVAQKIMNGVLWASGIFTIIILIVIIGYILFRGLPAVNLEFLLTEPINSGRAGGIAPMIVSSIYVTLLAVLIATPLGVGAAVYMAEYAGERQIVKLIKFGAETLASIPSIVFGLFGLSFFVIFLGLGWSLLSGGLVLALMALPTIFQVAVVSIESVPRSYREASWALGATNWETIYRVVIPAAMPGIVTGVILGMARAISEAAAVMFVVGSALSMPISIFDPGRPLPLHLYVLATEGLSLKNAYGTAAVLVIMVLIITVATNTLVERYRRKMMGR
- the pstC gene encoding phosphate ABC transporter permease subunit PstC: MISRGREMLIEKGLFLTAIFSIIIILLIVAFIFREAIPVFQDYGFIHFIFGWEWAPSEGEYGVFTMIVGSLCITFLALAIAVPFSFLCAIFMAELAPQFMRRILKPVIETLAAIPSVVYGFFGLIVLVPLVRTHVGGTGFGILTASLILAVMIMPTIISVSEDAIRSVPLEYKEASLALGATHWQTIRHVIVPAAVPGIITSIILAMGRAIGETLAVIMVAGNVAQIPSSILDPVRALTSNIALEMGYATGLHYSALFGTAVILFILIMILLVIANYFHYKKKIVVGGGYL
- a CDS encoding phosphate ABC transporter substrate-binding protein; amino-acid sequence: MGLEIKWKGGIILIFIILIYLLFRPGVHYERIEIAGSTSVQPVAEKLANEYMKRHPDVKINVQGGGSGMGIRTVQQGVVDIGTSSKALKPEEKDGLREYVIGKDGIVIAVNKENPIDDLTKEQLRDIFSGKIRNWKEVGGPDAPIHVIVREEGSGTRSSFQSLVMGDVKIRSDAIVQGSTEAVKQAVKQDPYAIGFVSMSHMSEDVKALKVDGVEPSERTVASGSYPLVVPFIFLTKGEPTGVVKDFIKWVFSPEGQEIIRSEKVVPAIANVSDDD
- a CDS encoding phosphate ABC transporter substrate-binding protein — its product is MDTKTIVGIIVAIIIIIGAIIVLGGQGEEKRIDIVGSTSVQPVAEKLANEYMKKHPDVKITVQGGGSSVGITQAQQGTADIGTSSKELKEDEKKGLKTYLIGRDGIVVIVNKQNNIQGLTTDQIKDIFSGKIRNWKEVGGPDAPITVITREEGSGTRKAFEEIVMKDAKIRKDAIVESSTEAVKQAVKQDPNAIGFISLTNLDDTVKALEIDGVIPSEETVADGSYKLQRPFLFLTKGEPTGVVKDFIDWVLSPEGQAIVKSEKVVPVKQ
- a CDS encoding citryl-CoA lyase; the encoded protein is MITEKSLKEIFKINTYRWKTTITLIEKNHIRTRGYPLEELIGNISFSDIIFLLLMGELPPKDQSKMLDAILVSFCDHGLTPPSTQVARLTTSTGTPLNASIAAGLLAFGENHAGAIEKAMKLFQETINLCKSPEEIPILAEKLVEEHLKNGKKIPGYGHRYHHRDPRATRIIKVAEKLKCTGLHTQLAKEIEKTLHKTKKIHLNIDGANAAILSDLGFHWNTGTGIFMIGRLPGLIAHINEEKLEKPFRKTLKLEEIQYMENQKNRIKSS
- a CDS encoding phosphate signaling complex PhoU family protein, with protein sequence MPRRNATLKAIIDVILYENPSTQDEIAKKLGITRRYVTKLLRPLIRKGVVKRAYMVDLQKFGEFADVFGEELTSREYAGSFFIKELLKDMAEHVCKQLEKSFRALEAYDKELADEALRMDYVTNHMHEKIRSSVDTAIAMNPYSEFGRAVVFTEIAYDLERIGDHSGIIANFTVKEAYPVDPVIMDYLRRMYETGISMVRKAMSAFLKERLELRDDVMELEEEMHRIQRRALNCIATQMAETSFEEKERSTYYISLSRIVKTFERIGDISVEIVDTAGEFYMNIPRTTTPERFRRI
- a CDS encoding 4Fe-4S binding protein, with the protein product MRLLDKCRCCGACVNVCPYDILELEKIVIINGECKECGTCSIVCPVNAIQRGGADHKI
- a CDS encoding geranylgeranyl reductase family protein; this encodes MQTIKYDLIVVGGRVAGSISSFYASKEGLDVLMLEKNPEIGTPVQCAGGVSETFFKSMKIKPSPQFTCSRIMGARIHAPSGASFLTRDPIIKGYIVERKIFDKHLAILAAEQGTEIMLNTIAKDLIIKNGKVKGVIVKKDGQRFDIRSEIVIAADGIQSKIARKAGLNTRFKVDEICSCAQSEMVGVNVKKEIIEFYLGDRIAPGGYLWIFPKGDERANIGVGIRRRKWNTKSAQYYLKKFTSRLDATEIEFNIGAVPIGGPVKRTYTDGLMVVGDAAGQVDPLTGGGIHIAAECAKIAGETASEAIEEDRTDAEFLKRYEKRWYKSVGSNIKRSHKYRKILNQLNDEDLNNLVESLKGKELNLSKLSLLKLVKDYPKILKTLKEIL